From Hyalangium ruber, the proteins below share one genomic window:
- a CDS encoding Uma2 family endonuclease has product MMLARVVMSEKPRRPATYEDLEALPPHQVGEIIAGELYASPRPATPHARAASRLGVKLGGPFDIGGDNPGGWVILHEPELHLGTDVLVPDLAGWRRERMPKLPRVPALKLAPDWVCEVLSPSTEARDRSAKFPIYAREGVRHVWLVDPDVRTLEIFRLEGPRYTLLATHEGEASVHAEPFEALALSLRVLWED; this is encoded by the coding sequence ATGATGCTTGCCCGAGTCGTCATGTCCGAGAAGCCACGACGCCCCGCAACGTACGAGGACCTGGAGGCGCTCCCGCCTCACCAGGTGGGGGAGATCATCGCCGGGGAGCTGTACGCCAGTCCGCGCCCGGCGACGCCCCATGCGCGCGCGGCTTCACGGCTCGGCGTCAAGCTCGGAGGTCCCTTCGACATTGGAGGGGACAACCCGGGTGGATGGGTCATCCTCCATGAACCCGAGCTGCACCTGGGAACGGACGTGCTCGTTCCGGACCTGGCGGGTTGGCGGCGCGAGCGCATGCCCAAGCTGCCGCGCGTTCCCGCGCTCAAGCTCGCTCCGGACTGGGTCTGCGAGGTGCTCTCTCCCTCCACCGAGGCGCGCGATCGCTCGGCCAAGTTTCCCATCTACGCCCGTGAGGGCGTGCGCCACGTCTGGCTCGTGGATCCGGATGTGCGCACCCTGGAGATCTTCCGGCTGGAGGGTCCGCGCTACACGCTGCTCGCCACCCATGAAGGCGAGGCCTCTGTTCATGCCGAACCTTTCGAGGCGCTCGCGCTGTCTCTGCGCGTGCTGTGGGAGGACTGA